From a single Theropithecus gelada isolate Dixy chromosome 10, Tgel_1.0, whole genome shotgun sequence genomic region:
- the NXT1 gene encoding NTF2-related export protein 1 → MASVDFKTYVDQACRAAEEFVNVYYTTMDKRRRLLSRLYMGTATLVWNGNAVSGQESLSEFFEMLPSSEFQISVVDCQPVHDEATPSQTTVLVVICGSVKFEGNKQRDFNQNFILTAQASPSNTVWKIASDCFRFQDWAS, encoded by the coding sequence ATGGCATCTGTGGATTTCAAGACCTACGTGGATCAGGCCTGCAGAGCTGCTGAGGAGTTTGTCAACGTCTACTACACCACCATGGATAAGCGGCGGCGTTTGCTCTCCCGCCTGTACATGGGCACAGCCACCCTGGTCTGGAATGGCAATGCTGTTTCAGGACAAGAATCCTTGAGTGAGTTTTTTGAAATGCTGCCTTCCAGCGAGTTCCAAATCAGTGTGGTAGACTGCCAACCTGTACATGATGAAGCCACACCGAGCCAGACCACAGTCCTTGTTGTGATCTGTGGATCAGTGAAGTTTGAGGGGAACAAACAACGGGACTTCAACCAGAACTTCATCCTGACCGCCCAGGCCTCACCCAGCAACACAGTGTGGAAGATCGCAAGTGACTGCTTCCGCTTCCAGGATTGGGCCAGCTAG